A genomic window from Cupriavidus metallidurans CH34 includes:
- a CDS encoding DNA topoisomerase III has protein sequence MRLFLCEKPSQGKDIGRILGATQRGEGCLNGSGVTVTWCIGHLVEAAPPEAYDEQLKRWSVEQLPIIPQHWRVEVKPKTATQFKVVKALLAKATHLVIATDADREGELIAREIVELCGYRGPIERLWLSALNDASIRAALGKLRPSAETLSMYHSALARSRADWLVGMNLSRLFTVLGRQAGYDGVLSVGRVQTPTLKLVVDRDREIARFVSVPYWAIAVSLFAGGSTFAAQWVPPDACTDDAGRCLRQPVAQQTMQQIRAAGSAHVVSVETERVREGPPLPFDLGTLQEVCSKQLGLDVQETLEIAQALYETHKATTYPRSDSGYLPESMFAEVPTVLDSLLKTDPSLRSIMGQLDRSQRSRAWNDGKVTAHHGIIPTLEPAKLSAMSEKELAVYRLIRSHYLAQFLPHHEFDRTVAKFSCGGQNLAATGKQVVIPGWRQVLAEPQAEDGDGEGDTAVRAQVLPALPKLYEGLACQVADVDLKALKTLPPKPYTQGELVKSMKGVAKLVSDPRLKQKLKDTVGIGTEATRANIIGGLIARGYLVKKGRAIRASDAAFTLIDAVPAAIADPGTTAVWEQALDMIEAGQLTLDVFIGKQAAWISQLIAQYGSASLSIKVPQGPACPQCGAPTRQRSGKSGPFWSCSRYPDCKGTLPVESGSSKRGASRPRRSGRKGS, from the coding sequence ATGCGGCTGTTCTTGTGCGAGAAGCCCTCCCAGGGCAAAGACATTGGCCGGATTCTCGGCGCCACGCAGCGCGGTGAAGGCTGCCTCAACGGTTCCGGCGTCACGGTCACCTGGTGCATCGGCCATCTCGTGGAGGCGGCGCCGCCCGAGGCCTACGACGAGCAGCTCAAACGATGGTCCGTTGAGCAGTTGCCCATCATTCCCCAGCACTGGCGGGTCGAGGTCAAACCGAAGACCGCCACGCAATTCAAGGTCGTCAAGGCGCTCTTGGCGAAGGCGACTCACCTGGTTATCGCCACCGATGCCGACCGCGAGGGCGAATTGATCGCCCGCGAGATCGTGGAGCTTTGCGGCTACCGCGGCCCCATCGAACGCCTGTGGCTGTCGGCGCTCAACGATGCGTCCATTCGGGCGGCACTGGGCAAGCTGCGGCCTTCGGCCGAGACGCTTTCGATGTACCACTCGGCGCTGGCGCGCTCCCGTGCGGATTGGCTCGTGGGCATGAACCTGAGCCGGCTGTTCACGGTGCTGGGGCGACAGGCGGGTTACGACGGCGTGCTGTCGGTCGGCCGCGTACAGACCCCGACGCTCAAGCTCGTTGTGGACCGCGACCGCGAGATCGCGCGCTTCGTGTCCGTACCATACTGGGCCATCGCCGTGTCCCTGTTCGCAGGCGGTTCGACTTTCGCCGCGCAATGGGTTCCACCCGATGCGTGCACCGACGACGCAGGCCGCTGCCTGCGGCAGCCGGTCGCACAGCAGACCATGCAGCAGATCCGCGCTGCGGGCAGTGCCCACGTCGTGTCGGTGGAGACTGAGCGTGTCCGCGAAGGCCCGCCGCTGCCGTTCGACCTGGGCACCTTGCAGGAAGTGTGTTCCAAGCAGCTTGGGCTGGACGTGCAGGAAACCTTGGAGATTGCCCAAGCCCTGTACGAGACGCACAAGGCCACGACGTACCCCCGCTCGGACTCCGGCTACCTGCCCGAGAGCATGTTTGCCGAAGTGCCCACCGTTCTCGACAGCCTGCTCAAGACCGATCCCTCGCTGCGCTCGATCATGGGCCAGCTCGACCGCTCGCAGCGCTCGCGCGCCTGGAACGATGGCAAGGTCACGGCGCACCACGGCATCATCCCGACGCTCGAACCGGCGAAGCTCTCCGCCATGAGCGAGAAGGAACTGGCCGTGTACAGGCTCATCCGGTCGCATTACCTGGCGCAGTTCCTCCCTCACCACGAGTTCGACCGCACTGTGGCCAAGTTTTCGTGCGGGGGGCAGAACCTGGCGGCCACGGGCAAGCAGGTTGTCATCCCGGGTTGGCGCCAGGTGCTCGCCGAGCCGCAGGCCGAAGACGGTGATGGCGAGGGCGATACTGCGGTCCGCGCCCAGGTGCTGCCCGCGCTGCCGAAACTGTATGAGGGCCTGGCATGCCAGGTGGCCGACGTCGATCTCAAGGCACTCAAGACGCTGCCGCCCAAACCGTACACGCAAGGCGAGTTGGTCAAGTCCATGAAAGGCGTCGCCAAGCTGGTGTCCGATCCCCGCCTGAAGCAGAAGCTCAAGGATACGGTTGGCATCGGCACCGAAGCGACGCGGGCCAACATCATCGGCGGCCTGATCGCTCGCGGCTACCTCGTGAAGAAGGGGCGCGCCATCCGCGCCTCGGATGCGGCTTTCACTTTGATCGATGCCGTGCCTGCGGCGATTGCCGACCCTGGCACCACCGCCGTCTGGGAACAGGCGCTCGACATGATCGAGGCCGGACAGCTCACCCTGGACGTGTTCATCGGCAAGCAGGCCGCGTGGATTTCGCAGTTGATTGCGCAGTACGGCAGCGCCTCCCTGTCCATCAAGGTTCCCCAAGGGCCGGCATGCCCGCAGTGCGGCGCACCCACGCGCCAGCGCAGCGGCAAGAGCGGCCCGTTCTGGTCGTGCAGCCGCTACCCGGACTGCAAAGGCACGCTGCCAGTCGAATCCGGCAGCTCCAAGCGCGGCGCCTCGCGCCCGCGCCGTAGCGGCCGCAAAGGCTCCTGA
- a CDS encoding cation transporter, with product MAENHRNHENDELGRLDASDAKDRKILLTVLLINLTQSAAGIALGIWAGSTALMGAGLDNLADASVYAVSLYAVGRAATVKVGAARLSGFLLIGLAALLLLEVLRRFAGGEEPVGPAMMAMAALNAALNLVCLRLLRRHRGEDVNFKASAIFTSNDSIVNGAIVLSGVLVMGFGSNIPDLVLGVIVAAIAANGGREILREASETARRKAGT from the coding sequence ATGGCTGAAAACCACAGAAATCACGAAAACGACGAGTTGGGCCGCCTAGATGCGAGCGATGCGAAGGACCGAAAGATTCTTCTGACTGTGTTGCTGATCAACCTGACGCAGTCCGCCGCCGGCATTGCCCTTGGCATCTGGGCTGGCTCTACGGCGCTGATGGGCGCCGGGTTGGACAACCTCGCCGATGCGTCGGTCTATGCGGTTAGCCTGTATGCCGTCGGTCGTGCGGCAACGGTCAAGGTGGGCGCGGCCCGCTTGTCGGGTTTCTTGCTAATCGGCCTGGCCGCGCTGCTGCTGTTGGAAGTCCTACGCCGCTTCGCTGGAGGGGAAGAGCCTGTCGGCCCAGCCATGATGGCCATGGCCGCGCTGAACGCGGCTTTGAACCTAGTGTGCCTCAGACTACTGCGCCGCCATCGCGGGGAAGATGTGAACTTCAAGGCGTCAGCGATCTTTACCAGCAACGACTCCATCGTCAATGGTGCGATTGTGCTGTCCGGGGTGCTGGTGATGGGGTTCGGGTCGAACATCCCGGATCTGGTGCTGGGCGTCATCGTGGCCGCAATCGCAGCGAATGGGGGGCGGGAAATCCTGCGCGAAGCATCGGAAACAGCTCGCCGTAAGGCGGGCACATAA
- a CDS encoding DUF3703 domain-containing protein, with translation MDYGPQLVYPFRSRPAAANACAAGYTILPTSHSCASRALRLLAKRSRVAWRAHESGRVVAHCYLGLHLHLRSHAAMLGLAWRTRKVAEIAARRSSGSRWLLWATPSVARRLKTSESRAFA, from the coding sequence ATGGACTACGGCCCGCAGCTTGTCTATCCCTTCCGGAGCCGGCCAGCAGCGGCAAACGCTTGCGCTGCTGGCTATACGATCTTGCCCACGTCGCATTCTTGCGCGAGTCGGGCCTTGCGGCTTCTTGCGAAGCGATCGCGAGTTGCGTGGCGTGCCCATGAGTCGGGCCGCGTCGTGGCGCACTGCTACCTTGGCCTGCACCTGCACCTGCGCAGCCACGCCGCGATGCTCGGTCTGGCCTGGAGAACCCGTAAGGTGGCGGAGATTGCGGCGCGCAGGTCGTCCGGCTCGCGCTGGCTCCTGTGGGCCACGCCCTCGGTCGCACGCCGTCTCAAAACGTCAGAATCGCGCGCTTTCGCATGA
- the cadR gene encoding Cd(II)/Pb(II)-responsive transcriptional regulator translates to MMRIGELGKKADCLVQTVRFYESEGLLPEPARSEGNFRLYDEVHLQRLLFIRRCRAKDMTLDEIRQLLNLRDRPELGCGEVNALVDAHIAQVRTKMKELRALERELMDLRRSCDSARTSRECGILNSLAEPA, encoded by the coding sequence ATGATGCGGATCGGTGAACTGGGCAAGAAGGCAGATTGCTTGGTGCAGACCGTGCGCTTTTACGAGTCAGAAGGCTTGCTGCCCGAGCCTGCACGTAGCGAGGGCAACTTCAGGCTCTATGACGAAGTCCATTTGCAGCGCTTGCTGTTCATCCGCCGCTGCCGGGCGAAGGACATGACGCTGGATGAGATCCGTCAACTGCTGAACTTACGGGATCGGCCAGAGTTGGGCTGCGGCGAGGTGAACGCGCTGGTCGACGCTCATATCGCGCAAGTGCGGACCAAGATGAAGGAATTGCGCGCCTTGGAGCGCGAGTTAATGGATCTGCGACGCTCCTGCGATAGCGCCCGAACCTCGCGCGAGTGCGGCATTCTCAACAGCTTGGCCGAGCCCGCCTGA
- a CDS encoding heavy metal translocating P-type ATPase has product MNKEPSSPCACSGGNGQQTACASEQASTETTVFHVSNMDCRNEEALVRRTLEGMPGVERLLFDLPQRLLTISHREVSADALEQALNSVGMKAQAVRDAAVSTTYRIENMDCPSEEKLIRSHLGAVEGIQDLDFDLAERTLSVKHLAQARAQMEQVLASIGMRAKEQTFGHTGPIEAAAVIPSSALQQQPTAAVSAPPIGERVTYRIENMDCPTEEALIRDRLGKLPGVTALDFNLMQRVLGVQHTLATSAPIEKALASIGMQAARQDMQTATTVLRIAKMDCPTEESLIRGKLQGMPGVQGMDFNLMQRTLTVRHTPDAIKPAVEAIESLGMEAEVQRTDEPRDAPVAAHKTNWWPMAVSGVAAVAAEGVYWVNDGNHWAVIVLALVSIFTGGLSTYKKGWIALKNLNLNMNALMAIAVTGGMAIGHWPEAAMVMFLFALAEVIEAKSLDRARNAIRGLMDLAPETATVRQADGSWTELPAKEVAKGAVVRVRPGERIALDGLITSGRSAINQAPITGESLPVEKAEGDQVFAGTINETGSFEYKVTAGASDSTLARIIHAVESAQGSRAPTQRFVDQFARVYTPAVFAVSVLVAVVPPLAFGGAWFDWVYKALVLLVIACPCALVISTPVTIVSGLAAAARRGILIKGGVYLEGGRKLKALALDKTGTLTHGKPEQTDFVPLIGEAQEVAAWAASLAARSDHPVSQAIARKANRDGIALHEVDDFAALPGRGVRGRVAGRMLHMGNHRLAQELGLSEATLQARLETLERQGKTAILLMDDATVLGIFAVADTVKETSREAVADLQALGVRTLMLTGDNQHTAAAIAAQVGISEARGDQLPEDKLKTIESLVGGEGQVGMVGDGINDSPALARADIGFAMGAAGTDTAIETADVALMDDDLRKIPAFIRLSRSTAAILTQNIVLALGIKAVFLALTFTGHATMWMAVFADMGASLLVVVNGLRLLKFKAA; this is encoded by the coding sequence ATGAACAAAGAACCTTCCAGCCCATGCGCCTGCTCCGGCGGCAATGGCCAACAGACGGCGTGCGCCAGTGAGCAGGCCAGCACTGAAACCACCGTTTTCCACGTGAGCAACATGGATTGCCGCAATGAGGAAGCACTGGTGCGGCGAACGCTGGAGGGCATGCCCGGTGTCGAGCGGCTCCTGTTCGATCTTCCGCAGCGTTTGTTGACCATTTCGCACCGCGAAGTCTCGGCCGATGCCTTGGAGCAAGCGCTGAATTCGGTGGGCATGAAGGCTCAGGCTGTCCGAGACGCCGCCGTGTCGACCACCTACCGCATCGAGAACATGGACTGCCCGAGCGAGGAGAAACTCATCCGCTCGCACCTCGGGGCAGTCGAGGGAATTCAGGACCTCGACTTCGACCTCGCTGAGCGCACCCTGTCGGTGAAACACCTCGCTCAGGCACGCGCGCAGATGGAGCAGGTCCTGGCCTCGATCGGCATGCGCGCCAAGGAGCAGACCTTCGGCCACACGGGGCCGATCGAAGCCGCGGCTGTGATCCCATCCTCGGCCCTGCAGCAGCAACCAACCGCTGCCGTTTCCGCGCCGCCGATCGGCGAGCGGGTGACGTACCGGATCGAGAACATGGATTGCCCGACGGAAGAAGCGCTGATCCGCGACCGGCTGGGCAAGCTGCCGGGTGTGACCGCGCTCGACTTCAATCTGATGCAGCGTGTGCTGGGAGTCCAGCACACGCTGGCGACCTCAGCGCCGATCGAGAAGGCGCTTGCTTCCATTGGAATGCAGGCTGCGCGGCAGGACATGCAGACAGCCACCACGGTACTTCGCATCGCGAAGATGGACTGTCCGACCGAGGAAAGTCTGATCCGCGGCAAGCTGCAAGGCATGCCGGGCGTGCAGGGAATGGATTTCAACCTGATGCAGCGCACGCTCACGGTTCGGCACACACCCGACGCGATCAAGCCGGCAGTCGAAGCCATCGAATCGCTGGGCATGGAAGCCGAGGTCCAGAGGACTGATGAGCCGCGCGATGCCCCGGTGGCCGCGCACAAGACCAATTGGTGGCCGATGGCGGTTTCGGGCGTTGCGGCGGTGGCCGCCGAAGGCGTGTACTGGGTCAACGACGGCAATCATTGGGCCGTGATCGTGCTGGCACTGGTTTCGATCTTCACCGGCGGCCTCAGCACCTACAAGAAGGGCTGGATCGCGCTGAAGAACCTCAACCTGAACATGAACGCCCTGATGGCCATCGCGGTCACCGGCGGCATGGCGATCGGCCACTGGCCGGAGGCCGCCATGGTCATGTTCCTGTTCGCGTTGGCGGAAGTGATCGAGGCGAAGTCGCTGGACCGCGCCCGCAACGCCATTCGGGGGCTGATGGACTTGGCGCCCGAGACCGCGACCGTGCGGCAGGCCGATGGCTCATGGACAGAGCTGCCGGCCAAGGAGGTCGCAAAGGGCGCGGTGGTCCGCGTGCGTCCTGGCGAGCGCATCGCACTGGACGGCCTGATCACCTCGGGTCGATCGGCCATCAACCAGGCGCCCATCACCGGCGAGAGCCTGCCCGTCGAGAAGGCCGAAGGTGACCAGGTCTTCGCCGGAACCATCAATGAGACCGGCTCTTTCGAATACAAGGTGACCGCAGGCGCCAGCGACTCGACGCTCGCGCGCATCATCCATGCCGTGGAGTCCGCGCAGGGCAGCCGTGCGCCCACGCAGCGCTTCGTCGACCAGTTCGCCCGCGTCTACACGCCGGCGGTGTTCGCGGTGTCCGTGCTGGTTGCCGTCGTGCCGCCGCTCGCCTTCGGCGGCGCATGGTTTGACTGGGTCTACAAGGCCCTGGTACTGCTGGTGATCGCCTGCCCCTGCGCTCTGGTCATCTCCACGCCGGTCACCATCGTCAGCGGCTTGGCCGCTGCCGCCCGACGCGGCATCCTGATCAAGGGTGGCGTCTACCTGGAGGGCGGGCGCAAGCTCAAGGCGTTGGCCCTGGACAAGACCGGCACACTCACACATGGCAAGCCCGAGCAGACCGACTTCGTGCCGCTGATCGGCGAGGCGCAGGAAGTTGCCGCCTGGGCCGCAAGCCTCGCGGCACGCTCGGACCATCCTGTGTCTCAGGCCATCGCCCGCAAGGCGAACCGTGACGGCATCGCGCTGCACGAGGTCGACGACTTCGCGGCGCTGCCTGGCCGCGGCGTGCGCGGCCGCGTCGCCGGGCGCATGTTGCACATGGGCAACCACAGGCTCGCCCAGGAGCTGGGCCTGAGCGAAGCGACGCTCCAGGCTCGGCTGGAGACCCTGGAGCGCCAAGGCAAGACAGCGATCCTGCTGATGGACGATGCGACCGTGCTCGGCATTTTTGCAGTGGCCGACACCGTGAAGGAAACCAGCCGTGAGGCGGTGGCCGACCTGCAGGCGCTGGGTGTGCGCACGCTGATGCTGACGGGGGACAACCAGCACACGGCCGCGGCCATCGCTGCCCAGGTCGGAATCTCTGAAGCCCGTGGTGACCAACTGCCCGAAGACAAGCTCAAGACCATCGAAAGCCTGGTCGGCGGCGAGGGCCAGGTGGGCATGGTGGGCGACGGCATCAACGATTCGCCCGCGCTCGCCCGTGCCGACATCGGCTTCGCCATGGGCGCGGCCGGCACCGACACCGCGATCGAAACAGCCGACGTCGCCCTGATGGACGACGACCTGCGCAAGATCCCCGCCTTCATCCGGCTGTCGCGTAGCACTGCGGCGATCCTCACGCAGAACATCGTTCTGGCCCTTGGCATCAAGGCGGTGTTCCTTGCGTTGACGTTCACAGGGCATGCCACCATGTGGATGGCTGTGTTCGCTGACATGGGGGCAAGTCTTTTGGTTGTCGTCAATGGGCTGCGCCTCCTGAAGTTCAAGGCGGCATGA
- the lspA gene encoding signal peptidase II: MDEPSLRKTQWYSLAIVIFAGDQAAKSYIDATTPLGWSHEVASFFNLVHALNPGAAFSFLAGAGGWQRWFFLAIAFAISAWLAWLLSRPLRKTEGLSYSLILGGALGNAFDRATRGHVIDYIDFHLHGWHWPAFNIADMAIVGGAIALVAQSFMSVENPAATKESQ, encoded by the coding sequence ATGGATGAACCATCTCTTCGCAAGACGCAGTGGTACTCACTCGCGATCGTTATATTCGCCGGCGATCAGGCAGCTAAGAGCTACATTGACGCGACAACTCCCTTGGGTTGGTCGCACGAGGTGGCGTCATTCTTCAACCTAGTTCACGCTCTCAATCCCGGCGCGGCGTTCAGCTTCCTTGCTGGCGCGGGCGGCTGGCAGCGGTGGTTTTTTCTGGCGATCGCGTTCGCAATATCGGCATGGCTCGCATGGCTGCTCTCCCGGCCGCTGCGCAAAACGGAAGGCCTTTCGTACAGCCTCATTCTGGGCGGCGCATTGGGCAACGCGTTCGACCGCGCCACGCGCGGGCACGTTATCGACTACATCGACTTTCACCTGCACGGCTGGCACTGGCCCGCCTTCAACATCGCTGACATGGCCATCGTGGGCGGGGCGATCGCGCTGGTGGCCCAGTCGTTCATGAGCGTGGAGAACCCGGCCGCCACAAAGGAGTCCCAGTGA
- a CDS encoding DUF5983 family protein, with the protein MSQNPNPFLRGYWNLKIVRTLSISYEDGSPHVWRNIHPSQQHLCDAALVSSPCIITSDFAVVRTGTEPVGAALIAECDAAEGGSGEGMVGAVVYAIHGDDFDGRPVHIGDTYSAEAAREVVQRLSFETGYYSRCWEISSAHISRETGQYLANLADLATPEAFLFIAFRIPYSPAIGVKLISTPWTDQHLQDVEGIAAEQLRQEHRSKGMPDELAQILELAGQADVRILILDADAPVLPGLSLAGE; encoded by the coding sequence ATGTCCCAGAATCCCAATCCCTTTCTACGCGGCTACTGGAATCTGAAAATCGTCCGCACGCTGTCCATCAGCTACGAGGACGGAAGCCCGCATGTTTGGCGAAACATCCACCCGAGCCAGCAGCACCTCTGCGACGCGGCGCTGGTTTCTTCTCCTTGCATCATCACCAGCGACTTCGCGGTGGTCAGGACTGGCACCGAACCTGTCGGCGCCGCACTGATCGCCGAATGCGACGCGGCTGAAGGGGGCAGCGGCGAAGGCATGGTGGGTGCCGTGGTGTACGCGATCCACGGCGACGACTTCGACGGCCGCCCCGTCCACATTGGCGACACCTATTCGGCCGAGGCCGCACGGGAAGTCGTGCAGCGGTTGAGCTTCGAGACCGGCTACTACAGCCGGTGCTGGGAAATCAGCAGCGCGCACATCAGCCGCGAAACCGGCCAGTACCTGGCCAACCTGGCTGACCTCGCGACGCCGGAGGCCTTTTTGTTCATCGCGTTCCGGATTCCCTACAGCCCGGCGATCGGCGTCAAGCTGATCTCCACGCCCTGGACGGACCAGCACCTGCAGGACGTCGAGGGGATCGCCGCCGAGCAGCTTCGGCAGGAGCACCGCAGCAAGGGCATGCCGGACGAGCTGGCACAGATCCTTGAACTGGCCGGCCAGGCCGACGTGCGCATCCTCATCCTCGATGCCGACGCACCCGTGTTGCCGGGCCTATCGCTGGCCGGCGAATAG
- the merR gene encoding Hg(II)-responsive transcriptional regulator, producing MENAQENLTIGAFAKAARVNVETIRFYQLKGLLPQPERPYGRIRRYGQADVARVKFVKSAQRLGFSLDEVGQLLKLEDGTHCSEAAELAAHRLADVRARMADLTRMEEALSTLVRECNAHHGNVSCPLIAALHCC from the coding sequence ATGGAGAACGCTCAAGAGAATCTGACCATCGGGGCCTTCGCCAAGGCAGCCCGGGTCAACGTGGAGACGATCCGCTTCTATCAGCTCAAGGGCTTGCTACCCCAGCCGGAGCGGCCCTACGGTCGCATCCGCCGCTACGGGCAGGCGGACGTGGCGCGGGTGAAGTTCGTGAAGTCAGCCCAGCGCCTGGGATTCAGCCTGGATGAAGTCGGCCAGCTCCTGAAACTGGAGGACGGCACCCATTGCAGCGAGGCGGCCGAACTGGCTGCTCACCGGCTGGCCGATGTGCGCGCACGCATGGCGGACCTCACGCGGATGGAAGAGGCCCTGTCGACGCTAGTGAGAGAGTGCAACGCGCACCATGGCAATGTTTCCTGCCCGTTGATCGCAGCTTTGCATTGCTGCTAA
- the merT gene encoding mercuric ion transporter MerT — MSEPKNGCGALATGGVAAVLASACCLGPLVLVALGFSGAWIGNLTVLEPYRPIFIGAALIALFFAWRSIFRPAHACKPGDVCAVPQVRTAYKVIFWIVAALVLVALAFPYVLPLFY, encoded by the coding sequence ATGTCGGAACCCAAGAACGGCTGCGGCGCACTGGCGACCGGCGGCGTCGCGGCCGTCCTCGCCTCGGCCTGCTGCCTCGGCCCCCTTGTCCTGGTCGCGCTCGGCTTCTCTGGCGCGTGGATCGGCAACCTGACCGTGCTGGAGCCGTATCGGCCGATCTTCATCGGCGCAGCGCTCATCGCGCTGTTCTTCGCCTGGCGCAGCATCTTCCGACCAGCCCATGCCTGCAAGCCCGGCGACGTTTGCGCCGTGCCCCAAGTGCGGACTGCCTACAAGGTGATCTTCTGGATCGTGGCCGCCCTGGTTCTGGTTGCCCTCGCGTTTCCCTACGTCCTGCCGCTGTTCTACTGA
- the merP gene encoding mercury resistance system periplasmic binding protein MerP, which translates to MKKLTTLTTLIALAAALSAPAWAATKTVTLSVPGMTCAACPITVKTALSKVAGVEKAEVSFEKREAVVTFDEAKTNADALTKATANAGYPSSVKQ; encoded by the coding sequence ATGAAGAAACTCACCACCCTCACCACCCTCATCGCCCTGGCCGCCGCTCTAAGCGCGCCCGCCTGGGCTGCCACCAAGACCGTCACCCTGTCGGTGCCCGGCATGACCTGCGCCGCGTGCCCGATCACGGTCAAGACGGCTCTGTCCAAGGTCGCCGGCGTCGAGAAGGCCGAAGTCAGCTTCGAGAAGCGGGAGGCCGTCGTCACCTTCGACGAGGCCAAGACCAATGCCGACGCCTTGACCAAGGCCACCGCAAACGCGGGTTACCCGTCCAGCGTCAAGCAGTGA
- a CDS encoding Tn3 family transposase, translating into MNAYSRANRRIYAALSDPLSATHRHRLDDLLKRHDNGKTTWLAWLRQSPVKPNSRHILEHIERLKAWQALDLPSGIERSVHQNRLLKIAREGGQMTPADLAKFEAQRRYATLVRSPSRAWPPSPTKSSTCTTASWASCSTLPSTSISSSSRRPARRSTPRCGWPPRSSRAR; encoded by the coding sequence ATGAACGCCTACAGCCGCGCCAACCGCCGCATCTACGCGGCCTTGTCCGATCCCCTGTCGGCCACCCACCGGCACCGCCTCGACGATCTGCTCAAGCGCCACGACAACGGCAAGACGACCTGGCTGGCCTGGCTGCGCCAGTCGCCCGTCAAGCCGAACTCGCGCCACATACTCGAACACATCGAGCGCCTCAAAGCCTGGCAGGCGCTCGACCTGCCTTCCGGCATCGAGCGGTCGGTGCACCAGAACCGCCTGCTCAAGATCGCCCGCGAAGGCGGCCAGATGACGCCCGCCGATCTGGCCAAGTTCGAGGCACAGCGCCGCTACGCGACCCTGGTGCGCTCGCCATCGAGGGCATGGCCACCGTCACCGACGAAATCATCGACCTGCACGACCGCATCCTGGGCAAGCTGTTCAACGCTGCCAAGCACAAGCATCAGCAGCAGTTCCAGGCGTCCGGCAAGGCGATCAACGCCAAGGTGCGGCTGGCCACCTCGATCAAGCAGGGCACGGTGA
- a CDS encoding DUF3577 domain-containing protein, with amino-acid sequence MNTTSNEKSYFDLHTSGIGYIQRVREVPVRGGRRAQPFLACTIAALVGPARDPSYRYFDVKVSGAEAKKLVQRYIGVDDPKQRPLVRFRLGDLWGDVYIRDKGEQKGQAAASLKARLLKAELIDRAELASIEQHELITRGIGYLNRVKDVTPKAGDSFLSCTVAALAGPVDEPEYRYFDTIVATPEAEHLVRRCVQAVEGDRKVLIAFRLNDMKIDPYIRTKGEHAGEPAASLESTLVHIGLIKIDGTQVYPTSQAQAEAPPAEDASASEADDAIDTATEPAEREPEAQVQEQEPALAASF; translated from the coding sequence ATGAACACCACGTCCAACGAGAAATCGTATTTCGACCTCCACACCTCGGGCATCGGCTACATCCAGCGTGTCCGTGAAGTGCCCGTCCGGGGCGGCCGCCGTGCGCAGCCTTTCCTGGCATGCACCATCGCCGCGCTGGTCGGCCCCGCCCGGGACCCCAGCTACCGCTACTTCGACGTCAAGGTCTCGGGTGCCGAGGCCAAGAAGCTCGTTCAGCGCTACATCGGCGTTGACGATCCCAAGCAGCGCCCGCTGGTGCGCTTTCGCCTCGGTGACCTGTGGGGCGATGTGTACATCCGCGACAAGGGTGAGCAGAAGGGTCAGGCCGCCGCGTCCCTCAAGGCGCGACTGCTCAAGGCCGAACTGATCGACCGGGCCGAACTGGCTTCGATCGAGCAGCACGAGTTGATCACCCGCGGCATCGGCTATCTCAATCGTGTGAAGGACGTCACCCCAAAAGCTGGCGACTCGTTCCTCTCTTGCACCGTCGCGGCACTGGCCGGGCCTGTCGATGAACCGGAGTATCGGTACTTCGACACCATCGTCGCCACCCCGGAAGCCGAGCACCTGGTTCGCCGGTGCGTTCAGGCCGTCGAGGGTGACCGCAAGGTGCTGATCGCCTTCCGTCTGAACGACATGAAGATCGATCCGTACATCCGCACCAAGGGTGAGCACGCCGGGGAACCGGCCGCCAGCCTGGAATCGACGCTGGTCCACATCGGTCTCATCAAGATCGACGGCACCCAGGTCTATCCGACGAGCCAGGCGCAAGCCGAGGCGCCGCCGGCCGAAGACGCATCCGCGTCCGAAGCCGACGATGCCATCGACACGGCCACCGAGCCCGCCGAGCGCGAGCCCGAGGCGCAAGTCCAGGAGCAGGAGCCGGCATTGGCTGCTTCGTTCTGA